The Gammaproteobacteria bacterium genome segment TTTCGCCGGGCTCACGCTGCCGTCCGGTTGGAGCGTGATCTTCAAGGATGCCAACGGCGCGGTGATCAGCAACACCGGTGTCATCAACGCCGGCGCCAACATGGTGGTGTACGCGGATGTCACGCCGCCGGCCGGTAGCACACCGGGCACCACCGACGTGTACTTTCGCACGGTGTCGCCGACCTCCGGCGCCTCCGACCGCCTGCACGATGCGATATTGGTCAACACACTGCGCAACCTCGCGCTGACGCCGAACAATAGCGGCCAGATTTATCCCGGCGGCGCGGTCGTGTACAGCCACACCCTCACCAACAACGGCAACGTGCTCGAAGGCGATGGCGTGTTGAGTCAAGTGAGTCTCACGACGACGGATTCGCAATCGAGCTTCAGCGCCACGATCTATTGGGACAAGAACAATAACGGCGTGCTCGATGCAGCCGATCCGATCGTTACTAACTTGGCAGCGCTTGCCGGCGGCACCAATGGCGCCAGCACCGCGGCCGGTTTGAATCCCGGCGAGAACGCGACGCTGTTCGTAAAAGTGTACGCACCCGCCGGCGGCGCCATCGGCACCGTGGACACGGCAACGCTGACGGCCACGACCATCGGTATCATTAACAGTGTCGCCGCGGTATCTCCGATATCCGTGACGGACAGCACCACCGTCATCGCCGGCCAACTGCAGCTGACGAAGATGCAAGCACTCGACGCCAACTGCGACGGCACGCCCGACACCGCGTACTCGATGAGCAACCTCACCACCGGCGCGATCCCGGGCGCGTGCGTGCGCTACCAGATCACCGCGACCAACATCGGCGTGGCCGATGCGACTTCGGTGGTGGTGAGCGACGCCACACCCGCGAACACGACCTATCACGGCGCCGTCGCCGCCGCGACTAGCCAAGGCAGCATCACCGCGCCGGCCGCCGGCAGTAGCGGCACGGTGCAGGCCACGGTCGGAACGCTGGCGCCGGGTAAGTCGGCGACGATCACGTTTGGCGTGCGCATCAATCCGTAACGGCGAGCGATAGGAGGTTTGCGCGACTCTTCAAGAAAATTGAAAAGTAATTCAGCCCCATGAACCAACAAAAAATCCCCTCTCCCCGCCCTGGCGGGGAGAGGGCGAGGGAGAGGGGTGCGTGAAAGATCACCTATGCCTACGCATCCCCCTCTCCCTAACCCTCTCCCCCGAAAAACACGGGGGAGAGGGGATGAGTTCGGAGACAAGGGTCAGGGTGAGGGAAATTTGTTACACATTATTTAATCGTTCATGCATCGTCCTATCGTTCTGCGTCGCTCTACTGACACACACCGCTTTCGCCGCGCCACTCGCCGGCAGCCTGATCGACAACCAAGCGAGCGTGCGCTACGTCGATTCCGTCACCGGCTTAGCGTCAATGACGACCTCCAACACCGTGCGCATCGTGGTACAGCCGTTCGACGCCGTGCTGCTCACGCAAAATCAAAGCGTGCAGCGCGCCGCCGGCAGCCACATCAGCTTGGCGCACCGCCTCAGCAACACCGGCAATACCGAGACGACCTACGCCCTCGCCGTCGCCAATCTCGGCGGCGACGATTTCGATCTGATCGGTCCGTTGCTCGTGCGCGATCTGAACAGCAACGGCGTCGCCGACGCCAATGAACCGGCGATCGGCAGCGTCACGTTAGCGCCCGGCGAGTCGGCCAATCTCGTCATCGTCGGCACCTTGCCGAGCACGCTGTCAGCGGGTACGGCGGCGCGCATTCAACTGAGCGCCGTCAGCCAGCGGCAAAATATCGGCGCGCGCAACGACGACGTCATCAGCGCCAGCACCGGCGCCGTGCTGGTAACAACCTTGAGCGCATCGACGACGACACCGGCGCGCAACGATAACGTGACGCTGCACCTGGTGACGCGCAACACCGGCGGCGCGCCGGCAACGACGGTGACGTTCAGCGTCGACGGCGCAGCCGATAGCGGCGTCTTGCTGCTGCAATCGGTGCCGGCGAACACGACGTTTACCCATGCCCGCTGCCCGGCGAATGCGCGCTTGCTTTATCACTCGGCCGAGATGCCGGCATCGGTCTATTCGATGAGCGCGCCATCGGATCCGGCGCACGTCATCGACGTGGCCTGCGCCTTCGCGGCGATGGCCATCGGCGAAACCAACGCGCTCGATGTGCAAGTGAAAATCAACGACAACGCCAGCGGCACGATCACCACCGCCGGTGAGACGATCTACAGCGACGGTGTCGCGCCCGGCGACAGCCGCGCGCCGTCGAACGACGTGCAACTGCTGGTGCCGATGCAGGCGCCGCGCATCGATTACTACCGCGACAACGACTTCATGCAACGCGCTATCAACTTGACGCTCGGCGCACCGCTGCATGTTCAGGTCGACGCCGGCGCCTGCAACACCGATCCGACGGCCGTCGAAACCGTCACCGTCACGATCACCTCGGAGCTAACCGGCGACAGCGAATCGTACGTCGCCACGGAGACGGCGCCGAACTCCGGCATGTTTCGCTACGCCGGCATACCGACGGCGAACGCCGCCATGACGCCGCCGGTGATCGGCAGCGGCGCGCTCGAGACCGGCAAGAACGATGTGCTGATGGCGGTCATCCGCGGCTGCGGCGCGACCGAAACCACGACGACGATCTTCATCGATCCGTTCGGCATCGTCTACGACAGCCGCACCAACTCGCCGCTCGCCGGCATCACGGTGCAACTGATCGACGTCACCGGCGAAGGCAACGGCGGCAACGCCGGCGGTCCGGCGCTGGTGTTCGAGGATGACGGCCTCACGCCGGCGCCGAGCACGATCGTCACCAGCGCCGACGGCAGCTATCGCTTCGCGTTGGTGTCGCCGAGCATTTATCGTTTGCAGCTTTCGACGTTGGCCGGTTTTGACTTTCCGTCGCAGCTCGCACCGAGCTTGCAGCCGGCGGGACGCATTATCGACGTGTCCGGTTCGTACGGCGGCAACTTTACGATCAGCGCCGCCAGCGGTGCGGTGCGCATCGATATTCCGCTCGACGCCGATGCCGTCGGCGGATTGCTCACGGAAAAAGTCGCCTCGCGCAATGTCGCCGAGTTCGGCGACTTCATCGAATACACCGTGCAAGTGAAAAATGCCTCCGGCTCGGCGTTGCCGGGGATTCAATTGGCCGATCGGTTGCCGATCGGATTCATGTATCAACTCGGCAGCGCGCGCCAAGACGGCGCGCGCGTCGGCGATCCCGCCGGCGGACGCGGCCCGGTGTTGACGTTCAGCCTCGGCAATCTCGCCGACGACGCGATCACGAAGATCGTCTATCGCCTGCGCGTCGGTCCCGGTACGCACCTCGGCGACAACGTCAACAGTGCGCAAGCATCGAGCGCAGCGCCGCTGGCGCGCATCAGCAACGTCGCCACGGCGAAAGTGCGCATCGAAGGCGGCGTGTTCGACGATCGCGGTTTCATCCTCGGAAAAATATACGCCGACTGCAACGCCGATCGCATTCAAAACGAAGGCGAGCGCGGCATTCCCGGCGTGCGCATTTGGCTCGAGGACGGCACCTATGCGATCAGCGACGGCGAAGGTAAATTCAGTTTCTACGGCATCAGCCCGCGCACGCACGTCGCTAAAGTCGATCCGATCACGCTGCCTGCCGGCGCCAAGCTGGTGCCGCTCGCGCAACGCAACCTCAACGACGGCGACAGCCGCTTCGTCGATTTAAAAAACGGCGAACTGGCGCGCGCCGATTTCGCCGTCGGCAACTGCGATGCCGGCGTGATGCAAGAAGTCGAACGCCGGCGCGCGAAAGCGCAACAAGGAAAAGGCGAAGTGGAAGCCGGTGTCGCCAAGCCGCTGAATCTGGAGAACGCGGGCACGGTTGATCCGCATTCGCTGGCGGCGAGCGGTGTTATCGTTGACACATCTCCTGCCCATGAAACTCCCCATGAATCTCCCTACCCTTCAAGGGGAGGGCCGGGGTGGGGATGGGGTTCGTGCGATATTTCCGCCGACGCAACCCATCCCCCTCCTGCCCTCCCCCTTGAAGGGGGAGGAACTCATTGTGTGGAGCGGAAATTGGCTGATGTCATTGGTGATCTCGACAACACCCCGGACTTCATCGCCCTCACCGACGGCGCGGTCCTTTCCGTCCGGCAAATCAAACTGCGCGTCAAAGGCGTACTCGACGCACCGCTAACGTTGCGCGTCAACGGCGAAGCCATCGCCGACTCCCGCATCGGCACGCGCGTCGTACATCAAGATCGAAAGCTCGAAGCGCGCGAATACATCGGCATCGATCTACAACCCGGAAAGAATACCCTGACGCTGGAACAGCGCGATCCGTTCGGCAACTTGCGCGCGACCAAGACGATCACGCTGCTGGCGCCGGGCGATCTCGCCCGGTTGCGACTCGACGTCGTGCAAGCCGACGCCGATATAAACAGCCCGAGCATCGCCAAGGTCAGCGTTCGACTCGAAGACACCAATGGCCTCGCCGTGGCCGTGCGCACACCGCTGACACTCGAAGCTAGTGTCGGCACTTGGCTCGTCGAGGATCTGAACAAGATCGAGCCGGGCGTGCAAATCTTCGTCGAAGGCGGCCGCACGCAGTTCGATCTGCGCGCACCGGAGCAATTGGGCGACGTGCAGATACGCGTATCGAGCGGCGCACTCTCGGCCGAAACAAAATTCACGTTTACGCCATCGCTGCGCGACATGGTCGCGGCCGGTTTGATCGAAGGCACACTCAACGTGCGCCACTTCAAACTCGGCGCGCTGCAGCCGGCGCGCCGGCAAGACGGCTTCGAGCAGGAACTGAAAAATTATTCGTGGGGCGACGATCACCACAGCGCCGCCGCGCGTGCCGCGCTGTTCCTGAAAGGCAAGATCAAGGGCGACTATCTGCTCACGCTCGGTTTCGACTCGGACAAGTCGACGCGCGAGCGTCTGTTTCGCGACATTCAGCCCGACCAGTTCTATCCGGTCTACGGCGACGCCTCGGTCAAGGGTTTCGACGCGCAATCGAGCCAACGTCTGTACGTGCGCGTCGATAAAAATAAATCGTGGCTGCTCTACGGCGACTTCACCACATCGGAAACCGACCCGGCGCGCAATCTCGCCGCTTACAACCGCAGCCTCACCGGCGTGCGCGAACATTACGAATCGAATGGCGTGACCGTGAACGCCTTCGCCAGCGAAGACAGCGTGCGTCAGGTGGTCGAAGAAATTCCGGCCAACGGCACTTCCGGCCCGTACGCGCTCGCCAACACCAATCTCATCGTCAACAGCGAAAAAGTCGAGATCATCACGCGCGACCGCAATCAGCCGGCGCTCGTGATCAACAGCGTGCCGCAAACGCGCTTCACCGACTACGAACTCGAATCCTTCAGCGGCAGTCTGTTGTTCCGCGCTCCGGTGGCAAGCGTGGACGCCAACCTCAATCCGAATTTCATTCGCGTCACCTATGAAGTGGATCAGGGCGGCGATGCATTTTGGATCGGCGGCGTGGATGCGAAGATCAAGGTCACGGATAACGTCGGGGTCGGCGCGGTCGCCATCCAGGACCGCAATCCGCAAGACCCATCAACAGTGCGCGGCGTCAACGCCACCGTAAAGAACGGCGACACCACCTTCATCGCCGAGGTCGCGCAAAGCGACAAGCTCAGCGTCGGTACCGGCAACGCCGAGCGCATCGACGTGAAGCACGAAGATGGCGATCTGCAAGCGCGCGCCTACGCCGGGCGCAGCGACGCCAACTTCGACAACTCGTCATCGACGCTGACCAAGGGCCGCTCGGAAGCCGGCGCCAAAGCGTCTTACAAAATCGATGAGCGCACGCGCCTCGTGGGCGAGGCGATCCACACCGGCGACGTGACCACGGGCGGCGAACGCGATGGCCAATCGGTCGGCGTCGAGCGCAGTTTCGATAACAGCATCAAGGTCGAGGCCGGCGTGCGCCACGCGCGCGAGACCTTGACGCCGGCGCAACCCACCAGCGGCGTGACGCCGAACGAGACCACGAGCGTGCGCGCTAAGATCGGCGCGCCGGTGCCCGGTGTCGCGAACGCAAGCGTTTACGGCGAAGCCGAGCAAGCGATCGACAACAGCGACCGCAAGCTCGTCGCCGTCGGCGGCGAATATCGTTTTTCCGACAAAGGTCGTTTGTATGGTCGCCATGAACTTATTTCTTCGATCGCCAGTCCGTACGGGCTCGACGCCAATCAGCGCAACAACACCACGGTGGTCGGCATCGACAACGAATACATGAAGGACGGCAGAGCGTTCAGCGAATACCGCGCCGCCGACAGCTTCAGCGGCCGCGAATCCGAAGCGGCGATGGGCCTGCACAACGGCTGGCAAGTCGCCGAGGGCGTGCGCCTGAATACCGGGCTCGAACGTATCCAAACGCTGTCGGGCGAGAGCGATCAAGAATCGACCGCCGTGACCGGCGCCGTCGAGTACACGCGCAATCCGTTGTGGAAAGGCGGCGCGCGCCTGGAATATCGCATGAGCCCAAGCGCCAACAGCCTTCTCAACACGCTCGGTCTGGCGGTGAAGCTGGATGAGCAATGGACTTTTCTCGGCCGCAACATCATCAGCCTCACCGACAACAAAACGCTCAACGCCGGCGATCGCGTGCAGGAACGTCTTCAGCTCGGCTTCGCCTATCGCGATGTCGCCACCAACGTGTGGAACGGTCTCGGGCGCTACGAATACAAACGTGAGAGCGATAGCACGTCGGGGAGCCAATACTTGCGTGAGGCGCACATCGTTTCGACGCACATCAACGTGCAACCGTCGCAACCGCTGGTGATCTCGGGCCATTACGCCATCAAATTCGTCGACGAATACAGCGGCGGCATCGACAGCCGCGGCACCACGCAGCTCATCGCGGCACGCGTGACGCGCGACGTCGGTCAACGTTGGGACGTCGGCGCGCAGGTCAGCAGTTTATTCTCCGGCGGATTCGCCAGCCATCAATACGGCGTCGGCACGGAACTCGGCTATCGCATGCAAGATAATTTGTGGATCGCCGTCGGCTACAACGTGCTCGGTTTCAAAGACGCGGACCTCGCCGGCGACGAATACACCGAGCGCGGCGTTTATTTGCGGCTGCGGTTTAAGTTCGACGAGAAATTGTTCGAGCGCATGAAATGAGCGAGCAAACCATGGCCAAGGCAATCGCACTAGATATCACTGTCATTCCCGCGAAAGCGGGAATCCATAGGGCATTAAGCAAAGCCGCATGGATTCCCGCTTTCGCGGGAATGACGATCGCGATCGTGAAGCGAATTTTAACGCTGGCAACTTTCAGCTACCTGGGTCTCGCGTCACCGCCAGCCAACGCTGCCTGCACCACCGGCGCTTGCGTCTCCGCCGGAGCGCGCCTCGCCAGCGTCGACTCATCGCGCGGCGCACTGATGAACGCGGTGCTCGGCGATCTGCTCGGCAACAGCATTAACTTGAGCGTGGCCGATTGGAACGCGCTGGCGCGGAGCAACGTCAATCTCGCGAGCTTCCTGAGCGCGTTGCAGACACAGACGAGCACCGGCAGCCCCAGTGCGGCGCTGTCGGCAAGCGCAAGCCTCGCGCAAATCGTCAACGCCGCCGCCACCGCGGCACAGGCCGATGGCAACAGCGCCGCCGCGAGCGCGCTATCGCATCTTTCCGTCAGCGCGCTGTTCGGCAATGTACGATTGGGCGATATGCTGAGCGTGTCGCTGCCAAACGGCGCGCTCGCCACGAGTAAAATTAATCTGCTCGAACTCGTGAGCGGCAGCATTCAGCTTTTCAATTACAACAACGCGCTGACCACGCCAACGCCGATAACCTTATCGGGCTCGGCGCTCGGCTTAGGCGGCGTCATCAATTCGGTCGATCTATATGCGCAGGTGATCGAGCCGCCGGTTTATGTTTGCGCACCCGCCGGTGCGCAGTTCCACACCGGGGCGATCCGCGTCAAGCTGAACCTAAATCTGGTTTCGCTGAGCCCTAACGTGTCGGCGCTTAACAGCCTCGCCGGGATATCGGGCGCGAGCGCGGCCATCACGCAGTTGCAACTCTACACCGAGGTCGCGCGCGCCGAGGGTACGATCACGGCGATCAACGCGGTAGCGAACACGGTCACGGTGCAGGCGACACCCGGTGTGGCCGATCTTTATCTCGGTAACATCAGCGACAGCGCGTTCTTCAATCGCGGTCACGTGCTGAATGCCAACGCCGATCTTAACTTCGCCACCATCGGCACACTGAGTGTCACGCAACCGCTGATCGGCGCCACCACGGTAAACATTCAGGCGAAGAGTTATGC includes the following:
- a CDS encoding DUF11 domain-containing protein, translated to MREICYTLFNRSCIVLSFCVALLTHTAFAAPLAGSLIDNQASVRYVDSVTGLASMTTSNTVRIVVQPFDAVLLTQNQSVQRAAGSHISLAHRLSNTGNTETTYALAVANLGGDDFDLIGPLLVRDLNSNGVADANEPAIGSVTLAPGESANLVIVGTLPSTLSAGTAARIQLSAVSQRQNIGARNDDVISASTGAVLVTTLSASTTTPARNDNVTLHLVTRNTGGAPATTVTFSVDGAADSGVLLLQSVPANTTFTHARCPANARLLYHSAEMPASVYSMSAPSDPAHVIDVACAFAAMAIGETNALDVQVKINDNASGTITTAGETIYSDGVAPGDSRAPSNDVQLLVPMQAPRIDYYRDNDFMQRAINLTLGAPLHVQVDAGACNTDPTAVETVTVTITSELTGDSESYVATETAPNSGMFRYAGIPTANAAMTPPVIGSGALETGKNDVLMAVIRGCGATETTTTIFIDPFGIVYDSRTNSPLAGITVQLIDVTGEGNGGNAGGPALVFEDDGLTPAPSTIVTSADGSYRFALVSPSIYRLQLSTLAGFDFPSQLAPSLQPAGRIIDVSGSYGGNFTISAASGAVRIDIPLDADAVGGLLTEKVASRNVAEFGDFIEYTVQVKNASGSALPGIQLADRLPIGFMYQLGSARQDGARVGDPAGGRGPVLTFSLGNLADDAITKIVYRLRVGPGTHLGDNVNSAQASSAAPLARISNVATAKVRIEGGVFDDRGFILGKIYADCNADRIQNEGERGIPGVRIWLEDGTYAISDGEGKFSFYGISPRTHVAKVDPITLPAGAKLVPLAQRNLNDGDSRFVDLKNGELARADFAVGNCDAGVMQEVERRRAKAQQGKGEVEAGVAKPLNLENAGTVDPHSLAASGVIVDTSPAHETPHESPYPSRGGPGWGWGSCDISADATHPPPALPLEGGGTHCVERKLADVIGDLDNTPDFIALTDGAVLSVRQIKLRVKGVLDAPLTLRVNGEAIADSRIGTRVVHQDRKLEAREYIGIDLQPGKNTLTLEQRDPFGNLRATKTITLLAPGDLARLRLDVVQADADINSPSIAKVSVRLEDTNGLAVAVRTPLTLEASVGTWLVEDLNKIEPGVQIFVEGGRTQFDLRAPEQLGDVQIRVSSGALSAETKFTFTPSLRDMVAAGLIEGTLNVRHFKLGALQPARRQDGFEQELKNYSWGDDHHSAAARAALFLKGKIKGDYLLTLGFDSDKSTRERLFRDIQPDQFYPVYGDASVKGFDAQSSQRLYVRVDKNKSWLLYGDFTTSETDPARNLAAYNRSLTGVREHYESNGVTVNAFASEDSVRQVVEEIPANGTSGPYALANTNLIVNSEKVEIITRDRNQPALVINSVPQTRFTDYELESFSGSLLFRAPVASVDANLNPNFIRVTYEVDQGGDAFWIGGVDAKIKVTDNVGVGAVAIQDRNPQDPSTVRGVNATVKNGDTTFIAEVAQSDKLSVGTGNAERIDVKHEDGDLQARAYAGRSDANFDNSSSTLTKGRSEAGAKASYKIDERTRLVGEAIHTGDVTTGGERDGQSVGVERSFDNSIKVEAGVRHARETLTPAQPTSGVTPNETTSVRAKIGAPVPGVANASVYGEAEQAIDNSDRKLVAVGGEYRFSDKGRLYGRHELISSIASPYGLDANQRNNTTVVGIDNEYMKDGRAFSEYRAADSFSGRESEAAMGLHNGWQVAEGVRLNTGLERIQTLSGESDQESTAVTGAVEYTRNPLWKGGARLEYRMSPSANSLLNTLGLAVKLDEQWTFLGRNIISLTDNKTLNAGDRVQERLQLGFAYRDVATNVWNGLGRYEYKRESDSTSGSQYLREAHIVSTHINVQPSQPLVISGHYAIKFVDEYSGGIDSRGTTQLIAARVTRDVGQRWDVGAQVSSLFSGGFASHQYGVGTELGYRMQDNLWIAVGYNVLGFKDADLAGDEYTERGVYLRLRFKFDEKLFERMK